The following are encoded together in the Thermomonas brevis genome:
- a CDS encoding glycoside hydrolase family 9 protein has product MKMLAASAPVERIARPLFTALLLLLPGYATPVAAQDAPSDTSVSIALPTEPLLVQLDQVALERDGPKSAIVESTGDAATGSYRVLMGDKVVARGALQPLPAFSAWGDGKRYFRIDFSNLVQPGHYRVTVDVGGRHATSAPVEVRERALFSIIADSALAYFRSNRHTGEGDHRIRVFDSDRMVDVWGGWKDAGGDTGKYLSHLGYANHFNPQQTSMVAWVLAYGAQARGELYRRAGLYERIEQEAFWGADYLHRILDPEGYFYTTVFDRWGTEGAERMVVGYEGEDGVYTGSYRSAFRAGGGMAIAALSRAAMLARATGRHGEFVGDVYLDDAVRAYDHLKRFNLRYCADGKENIIDDYTALMAATELFHATGAVRYRDDARLRAASLMARQTAAGGFTSDGRARPFYHAVEAGFPVVGLVWYLDIETDADRQRRVRDAIALALRHQIEITWRVSNPYGYARQAFQLAQGGQAAGDVQEGFFIPHRNETGYWWQGESARLASLSAAMVLGGRRVSPPGKGGFGLSPERAAFAQEQIDWTLGRNPYGISMLYGFGARNPPTVAESAGDMVVGGISNGITGAVESDSGAGIAFAPGPDSAQWRWVEQWLPHTTWMLFAAMAMASD; this is encoded by the coding sequence ATGAAGATGCTCGCCGCCTCCGCACCCGTCGAACGCATTGCACGGCCGCTGTTCACCGCATTGCTGCTTCTGCTGCCGGGGTATGCCACGCCTGTTGCCGCCCAGGACGCGCCCTCTGACACCAGCGTATCCATTGCACTGCCGACGGAGCCGCTGCTGGTGCAACTGGATCAGGTCGCACTGGAGCGCGACGGACCGAAGTCCGCCATCGTCGAATCCACGGGCGATGCGGCTACCGGCAGCTACCGGGTTCTCATGGGGGACAAGGTCGTGGCGCGGGGAGCGTTGCAGCCGCTGCCGGCTTTTTCCGCATGGGGCGACGGCAAGCGCTATTTCCGGATCGACTTTTCCAACCTCGTCCAGCCGGGCCATTACCGGGTGACGGTGGACGTGGGCGGGCGCCACGCCACGTCGGCGCCGGTGGAGGTGCGGGAGCGCGCGCTGTTTTCCATCATCGCGGACAGCGCCCTGGCGTATTTCCGCAGCAACCGGCACACCGGCGAGGGCGATCATCGCATCCGCGTCTTCGACAGCGACCGAATGGTCGATGTCTGGGGAGGGTGGAAGGACGCGGGCGGCGATACCGGCAAATACCTTTCCCATCTTGGCTACGCCAACCACTTCAATCCGCAGCAGACGTCGATGGTGGCCTGGGTGCTGGCCTACGGCGCCCAGGCGCGGGGCGAGCTTTACCGCCGCGCCGGCCTCTATGAGCGCATCGAGCAGGAGGCGTTCTGGGGTGCGGACTACCTGCATCGCATCCTCGATCCGGAGGGCTATTTCTATACCACCGTGTTCGACCGCTGGGGCACGGAAGGCGCCGAGCGCATGGTGGTCGGTTACGAAGGCGAGGACGGCGTCTATACCGGCTCCTACCGCTCCGCGTTCCGGGCCGGCGGCGGGATGGCGATCGCGGCGCTGTCGCGCGCCGCGATGCTGGCTCGGGCGACCGGCCGCCACGGCGAGTTCGTGGGAGACGTCTATCTGGACGATGCGGTGCGCGCTTACGACCATCTGAAGCGTTTCAACTTGCGGTATTGCGCGGACGGCAAGGAAAACATCATCGACGACTACACCGCGCTGATGGCGGCGACGGAACTGTTCCATGCCACCGGCGCGGTTCGTTACCGCGATGATGCGCGGCTGCGCGCGGCCTCGCTGATGGCGCGACAGACGGCGGCGGGCGGATTCACCAGCGATGGCCGTGCGCGGCCTTTCTACCACGCGGTTGAGGCGGGATTTCCCGTGGTTGGCCTCGTCTGGTATCTCGACATCGAGACCGATGCGGATCGCCAGCGCCGGGTACGCGATGCGATCGCCCTCGCGCTGCGTCACCAGATCGAAATCACCTGGCGCGTCTCCAATCCTTATGGCTATGCACGCCAGGCGTTCCAGCTTGCGCAGGGCGGGCAGGCGGCAGGAGATGTCCAGGAGGGATTCTTCATTCCCCACCGGAACGAAACCGGCTATTGGTGGCAGGGAGAAAGTGCCCGTCTGGCGTCGCTGAGCGCGGCCATGGTGCTGGGCGGGCGCCGCGTGTCGCCGCCGGGCAAGGGCGGCTTCGGCCTGTCGCCCGAACGCGCCGCGTTCGCGCAGGAGCAGATCGACTGGACGCTGGGCCGCAATCCCTACGGTATCTCCATGCTTTACGGCTTCGGTGCCCGCAACCCGCCGACCGTGGCGGAAAGCGCCGGCGACATGGTCGTGGGCGGAATCTCGAATGGCATCACCGGCGCGGTCGAGAGCGACAGCGGCGCGGGCATCGCCTTCGCTCCGGGTCCGGACTCGGCCCAGTGGCGCTGGGTGGAGCAGTGGCTGCCGCATACGACATGGATGCTGTTCGCAGCCATGGCCATGGCGTCGGATTGA